The following coding sequences lie in one Arachis ipaensis cultivar K30076 chromosome B05, Araip1.1, whole genome shotgun sequence genomic window:
- the LOC107643512 gene encoding U3 small nucleolar ribonucleoprotein protein IMP4 isoform X1, which produces MLRRNIRMRREYLYRKSLEGKERLLYEKKRKIREALQEGKPIPTELRNEEAALRREIDLEDENTAVPRTHIDDEYAHAAEKDPKILLTTSRDPSAPLQQFVKELSYVFPNAQRMNRGGQVISEIIESCRAHDYTDVVLVHEHRGVPDGLIVCHLPYGPTAYFGLLNVVTRHEIKDKKAIGTMPEAYPHLIFDNFSTKLGERTANILKYLFPVPKPDTKRIVTFSNQSDYVSFRHHIYEKHGGPKSIELKEIGPRFELRLYQIKLGTVDQAEAQIEWVIRPYMNTSKKRKFLSD; this is translated from the exons ATGTTGCGTAGAAATATTCGCATGAGGAGGGAGTATTTATACAGGAAGAGCTTAGAAGGCAAAGAACGCTTGCTCTACGAAAAGAAGCGCAAGATCAGAGAAGCACTTCAAG AAGGGAAGCCAATACCTACTGAGCTTAGGAATGAGGAGGCTGCACTTCGTCGAGAAATCGATCTCGAAGATGAAAACACAGCTG TCCCGAGAACGCACATTGATGATGAGTATGCACATGCTGCGGAAAAAGATCCTAAAATTTTGCTAACCACTTCCAGGGATCCAAGTGCTCCTCTTCAACAGTTTGTAAAG GAGCTGAGTTATGTCTTTCCGAATGCACAAAGAATGAATCGTGGTGGCCAG GTTATTTCTGAAATTATAGAGTCTTGCCGTGCACATGATTATACAGATGTTGTGTTGGTTCATGAACATCGTGGTGTGCCGGATGGCTTAATTGTCTGCCATCTGCCATATGGTCCAACTGCATATTTTGGATTGCTCAATGTG GTTACaaggcatgaaattaaagacaaGAAAGCCATTGGTACAATGCCCGAGGCTTATCCACATCTGATTTTTGATAATTTCTCAACTAAG TTGGGTGAAAGGACTGCCAACATTCTAAAGTATCTTTTCCCAGTTCCAAAACCAGACACAAAACGTATTGTGACTTTTTCCAACCAGTCTGACTATGTATCGTTTAG GCATCACATATATGAAAAGCATGGAGGTCCGAAGTCTATTGAACTAAAGGAAATTGGTCCGCGGTTTGAGTTGCGACTTTATCAG ATAAAGCTGGGAACTGTAGATCAAGCTGAAGCTCAAATAGAATGGGTTATTAGACCTTACATGAACACGAGTAAAAAACGCAAGTTTCTCAGTGATTGA
- the LOC107643512 gene encoding U3 small nucleolar ribonucleoprotein protein IMP4 isoform X2 — MLRRNIRMRREYLYRKSLEGKERLLYEKKRKIREALQEGKPIPTELRNEEAALRREIDLEDENTAVPRTHIDDEYAHAAEKDPKILLTTSRDPSAPLQQFVKELSYVFPNAQRMNRGGQVISEIIESCRAHDYTDVVLVHEHRGVPDGLIVCHLPYGPTAYFGLLNVLGERTANILKYLFPVPKPDTKRIVTFSNQSDYVSFRHHIYEKHGGPKSIELKEIGPRFELRLYQIKLGTVDQAEAQIEWVIRPYMNTSKKRKFLSD, encoded by the exons ATGTTGCGTAGAAATATTCGCATGAGGAGGGAGTATTTATACAGGAAGAGCTTAGAAGGCAAAGAACGCTTGCTCTACGAAAAGAAGCGCAAGATCAGAGAAGCACTTCAAG AAGGGAAGCCAATACCTACTGAGCTTAGGAATGAGGAGGCTGCACTTCGTCGAGAAATCGATCTCGAAGATGAAAACACAGCTG TCCCGAGAACGCACATTGATGATGAGTATGCACATGCTGCGGAAAAAGATCCTAAAATTTTGCTAACCACTTCCAGGGATCCAAGTGCTCCTCTTCAACAGTTTGTAAAG GAGCTGAGTTATGTCTTTCCGAATGCACAAAGAATGAATCGTGGTGGCCAG GTTATTTCTGAAATTATAGAGTCTTGCCGTGCACATGATTATACAGATGTTGTGTTGGTTCATGAACATCGTGGTGTGCCGGATGGCTTAATTGTCTGCCATCTGCCATATGGTCCAACTGCATATTTTGGATTGCTCAATGTG TTGGGTGAAAGGACTGCCAACATTCTAAAGTATCTTTTCCCAGTTCCAAAACCAGACACAAAACGTATTGTGACTTTTTCCAACCAGTCTGACTATGTATCGTTTAG GCATCACATATATGAAAAGCATGGAGGTCCGAAGTCTATTGAACTAAAGGAAATTGGTCCGCGGTTTGAGTTGCGACTTTATCAG ATAAAGCTGGGAACTGTAGATCAAGCTGAAGCTCAAATAGAATGGGTTATTAGACCTTACATGAACACGAGTAAAAAACGCAAGTTTCTCAGTGATTGA